The following proteins are co-located in the Fusarium verticillioides 7600 chromosome 7, whole genome shotgun sequence genome:
- a CDS encoding DNA-directed RNA polymerase I subunit RPA2 yields MAPSATETEWDHQFHTLRREDLFRNPPKDHTAYPALQLAVDPHLESFNGLFRDDGKPGLLAHGIADIGARTYLDGDDRASPDGKNRLTIRYKDVFLQKPQVPPSNKMARNRQVFPAECRERHVTYRGRLSATLEYRINGGDPVEFTREFGQVPVMIKSNRCHLENNSPALLVERKEESEELGGYFIVNGIEKIIRMLQLNKRNFPMAINRPSFQNRGPGYTPYGIILRAVRPDETSQTNVLHYLSDGNMTFRFSWRKNEYLVPVMMILKALVETNDREIFEGLVGPAGSKSTENTFLTHRIELLLRTYKSYNLYSKSDTRAYLGEKFRVVLGVPDTMTNLEVGTEFLRRIVLVHLGNVDVTEEQDKEKFKLLLFMIRKLYALVAGDCAVDNPDAVQNQEILLGGFLYGQILKERLDEFLSVNVRASLRDYLRRNPGVAFTSEDFRKEFPNNIFRKANENLGNALEYFLSTGNLQSASGLDLQQTAGFTVVAEKLNFLRFISHFRMVHRGAFFAQLKTTAVRKLLPESWGFMCPVHTPDGAPCGLLNHLAHKCKIMTEYVDVSHIASLAQELGIVDVSSASTEENVVVMLDGKILGFCTPKESVRIADCFRYWKVEGTHGVPLQLEIGYVPPSRGGSYPGIYMTSTPARMVRPVKYLPLQKEDWVGPYEQPYMSIAVVPQEVESGKSTHVEFDPTNILSILANMTPFSDFNQSPRNMYQCQMGKQTMGTPGAAIRYRTDNKSYRIQTGQTPIVRAPLHNTYGFDNFPNGMNAVVAVISYTGYDMDDAMILNKSAHERGFGHGTIYKTKKISLKDDSRTKATKSVTKAFGFAPHSYVSAQYQGMLDDDGLPHVGRLIQEGDVICAWHTVTPDYNGKLVNLDGITHYEKYKDSEEGFVEEVRLIGADSGNEPLQTISVKFRIPRSPIVGDKFSSRHGQKGVASQKWPTMDLPFSETGISPDIIINPHAFPSRMTIGMFVESLAGKAGALHGLAQDSTPFKFDEENTAGDYFGHQLMKAGYNYHGNEPMYSGITGEELAADIYIGVVYYQRLRHMVNDKYQVRTTGPVVPTTGQPIKGRKRGGGIRVGEMERDALLAHGTAFLLQDRLLNCSDYSKSWICRRCGSFLSVQPTVSQFAPGKKKAASIVRCRACAVKLDDAEGIDLTEIQGEIWEDGHGNSWVGGDHTTQVVVPGALKFLDVELAAMGVKLKYRVDRGDEPRKGPMRPMALDGVRVAK; encoded by the exons ATGGCACCCTCGGCCACAGAAACCGAGTGGGATCACCAATTCCACACCCTGCGCCGAGAGGACCTCTTCCGAAACCCTCCCAAGGATCACACTGCATATCCTGCCCTCCAATTAGCCGTCGACCCTCATCTCGAGTCCTTCAATGGCTTGTTTCGCGACGATGGCAAGCCAGGCCTGCTGGCGCATGGTATAGCCGACATTGGCGCCAGAACATACCTCGATGGCGACGACCGCGCCTCGCCAGATGGCAAGAATCGCCTCACTATCAGATACAAAGACGTCTTCCTTCAGAAGCCTCAGGTGCCCCCTTCCAATAAGATGGCCCGGAACCGTCAGGTTTTTCCCGCCGAGTGCAGAGAACGCCATGTAACATATCGAGGAAGGCTCTCAGCTACTCTCGAGTACCGCATCAACGGCGGAGATCCAGTTGAATTTACTCGAGAGTTTGGTCAAGTACCTGTCATGATCAAG TCGAACCGATGTCACCTTGAGAACAACTCGCCCGCGCTCCTTGTtgagagaaaggaagaatCAGAGGAGCTTGGAGGATATTTCATCGTGAACGGTATCGAGAAGATTATTCGAATGCTGCAGTTGAACAAGCGAAACTTTCCCATGGCCATCAACCGACCTAGTTTCCAGAACCGTGGTCCTGGTTACACTCCCTACGGTATCATTCTTCGTGCAGTTCGCCCCGACGAAACCTCTCAGACCAATGTCCTCCACTACCTCAGCGACGGAAACATGACCTTCCGCTTCTCATGGCGCAAGAACGAATACCTTGTTCCCGTCATGATGATCCTCAAGGCATTGGTTGAGACCAATGATCGCGAAATCTTCGAGGGACTGGTCGGTCCTGCTGGCTCCAAGTCCACCGAGAACACCTTCTTGACACACCGAATCGAGCTGCTTCTACGGACGTACAAGTCATACAATCTCTACAGCAAGTCGGATACGAGAGCATACCTGGGCGAGAAGTTCCGAGTTGTTCTGGGAGTGCCGGACACCATGACCAACCTCGAAGTTGGAACTGAGTTCTTGCGAAGAATTGTCTTGGTCCACCTTGGAAATGTTGATGTTACTGAAGAGCAGGATAAGGAGAAGTTTaagctgcttctcttcatgaTCCGAAAGCTTTACGCGCTTGTCGCTGGTGACTGTGCAGTCGACAACCCCGATGCTGTCCAGAACCAGGAGATCTTGCTTGGTGGTTTCTTGTATGGACAGATCCTCAAGGAAAGACTCGATGAGTTCCTCAGCGTCAATGTTCGAGCATCTTTGCGCGATTACCTTCGAAGGAACCCCGGCGTTGCCTTCACCTCCGAGGATTTCCGCAAGGAATTCCCCAATAACATTTTCCGCAAGGCCAACGAGAACCTAGGAAATGCTCTAGAATACTTCCTGTCAACGGGTAACTTGCAGAGCGCCTCAGGCCTTGATTTGCAACAAACAGCAGGTTTCACAGTggtggctgagaagctcaacttcTTGCGTTTCATCAGCCATTTCCGCATGGTGCATCGTGGTGCCTTCTTCGCCCAACTGAAGACTACGGCCGTCCGAAAGCTGCTCCCAGAGTCGTGGGGTTTTATGTGTCCTGTCCACACTCCTGATGGTGCTCCTTgtggtcttctcaaccatcttgCGCACAAGTGTAAGATCATGACTGAGTACGTCGATGTGTCTCATATTGCTTCTCTCGCTCAGGAGTTAGGAATCGTTGACGTTTCCTCAGCGTCAACTGAAGAGAATGTCGTTGTCAtgcttgatggcaagattCTTGGTTTCTGTACCCCCAAGGAGTCTGTCAGAATTGCGGACTGCTTCCGATACTGGAAGGTTGAGGGTACTCATGGagttcctcttcaacttgagATTGGTTACGTTCCTCCATCCAGGGGTGGATCTTATCCCGGTATTTACATGACATCAACACCCGCAAGAATGGTGCGCCCTGTCAAATACCTTCCTCTTCAGAAGGAGGATTGGGTTGGTCCTTATGAGCAGCCTTATATGTCTATTGCTGTGGTGCCTCAGGAGGTCGAGTCTGGCAAGTCAACACATGTCGAGTTCGATCCCACAAACATTCTCTCGATTCTCGCCAACATGACGCCCTTTTCCGATTTCAACCAGTCTCCCCGAAACATGTACCAGTGTCAGATGGGTAAGCAAACCATGGGAACTCCTGGCGCTGCTATCCGCTACCGAACCGATAACAAGTCTTATCGCATCCAAACTGGCCAAACACCCATTGTGCGAGCGCCTCTTCACAATACATATGGCTTCGACAACTTTCCCAACGGTATGAACGCAGTCGTTGCTGTCATTTCTTATACCGGATACGACATGGATGACGCTATGATTCTCAACAAGAGTGCCCACGAGCGAGGCTTTGGCCATGGTACAATCtacaagacgaagaagatctcaCTCAAGGACGACTCTCGAACCAAGGCCACTAAGAGTGTCACTAAGGCCTTTGGCTTTGCCCCACACAGTTACGTGAGCGCTCAGTACCAGGGCATGCtggatgacgatggtctGCCTCACGTTGGTCGTCTGATTCAAGAGGGAGACGTCATCTGTGCCTGGCACACAGTGACTCCCGACTACAATGGCAAACTGGTGAACCTCGATGGCATCACTCACTATGAGAAGTACAAGGATTCGGAGGAAGGGTTTGTCGAAGAAGTCCGCCTGATCGGAGCCGATTCAGGTAACGAGCCTCTGCAAACAATCTCTGTCAAGTTCCGTATTCCCCGATCGCCCATCGTTGGTGACAAGTTCTCTTCTCGACACGGACAGAAGGGTGTTGCCTCGCAAAAGTGGCCGACGATGGACCTCCCCTTTTCTGAGACCGGCATTTCCCCCGATATTATTATTAACCCCCACGCTTTCCCTTCTCGTATGACGATAGGCATGTTTGTGGAGTCGCTGGCAGGCAAGGCTGGCGCGCTTCATGGCCTTGCGCAAGACTCGACGCCGTTCAAGTTTGACGAAGAGAACACGGCAGGAGATTACTTTGGCCATCAGCTGATGAAGGCTGGGTACAACTACCACGGCAATGAGCCCATGTACTCAGGCATCACTGGAGAGGAGCTCGCAGCTGACATTTACATCGGAGTCGTCTACTACCAGCGACTGCGACACATGGTGAACGACAAGTACCAGGTGCGAACCACGGGTCCAGTCGTGCCTACGACCGGTCAGCCTATTAAGGGCCGAAAGAGGGGTGGTGGTATTCGTGTCGGAGAAATGGAGCGTGATGCTCTGCTGGCACACGGAACTGCTTTCCTGCTTCAAGATCGTTTGCTCAACTGCTCTGACTACTCGAAATCGTGGATCTGCCGCCGATGTGGTTCGTTCCTCTCTGTGCAGCCAACAGTGTCACAGTTTGCGCcgggcaagaagaaggccgcGAGCATCGTACGATGCCGTGCCTGTGCGGTCAAGCTGGACGACGCGGAGGGCATCGACCTTACCGAGATCCAGGGTGAGATTTGGGAGGACGGTCACGGTAACTCATGGGTCGGAGGTGACCACACTACGCAGGTTGTTGTCCCTGGTGCgctcaagttccttgatgttgagcttgCAGCAATGGGTGTCAAGCTCAAGTACCGTGTGGACCGTGGCGATGAGCCTCGGAAGGGTCCGATGAGACCTATGGCATTAGATGGCGTTCGGGTTGCAAAATAG
- a CDS encoding arf/Sar family, other has translation MAGLFQRVYNWLMRMFWAMEMEVTMVGLQNAGKTSLLRVLAGGEFTLDSIPTVGFNMKKVQRGHVTLKCWDIGGQPRFRTMWERYCRGVSAIVFIVDIADTPLIPQAKEELHDLMSRKSLEGIPLLILGNKSDLPDKLSVDELIDELDLKSIRGREVCCYGISAKEETNLDAVVEFLMKYATRP, from the exons ATGGCAGGGTTATTCCAAAGGGTCTACAATTGGCTCATGCGCATGTTCTG GgcgatggaaatggaagtgACGATGGTTGGTTTGCAAAATGCTGGAAAGACCTCGTTATTACGAGTTCTCGCT GGCGGTGAATTCACTCTCGA CTCCATCCCCACCGTTGGTTTCAACATGAAAAAGGTACAGCGCGGACATGTTACCTTGAAGTGTTGGGATATTGGTGGCCAGCCCCGGTTCCGAACCATGTGGGAAAGATACTGTCGAGGCGTGAGCGCCATCGTCTTTATCGTGGATATTGCCGATACACCATTGATTCCCCAAGCGAAGGAGGAGCTCCATGATCTCATGAGCCGCAAGTCGCTTGAGGGTATACCACTTCTCATCTTGGGGAATAAGTCCGATCTTCCGGACAAGCTTTCGGTGGATGAGTTGATTGACGAGCTAGACCTGAAGAGCATACGTGGTCGTGAGGTGTGCTGCTATGGTATCAGCGCGAAAGAAGAGACAAACCTTGACGCAGTAGTCGAGTTTCTAATGAAGTATGCCACGCGACCATAA
- a CDS encoding arf/Sar family, other, which yields MLIMTPRAMEMEVTMVGLQNAGKTSLLRVLAGGEFTLDSIPTVGFNMKKVQRGHVTLKCWDIGGQPRFRTMWERYCRGVSAIVFIVDIADTPLIPQAKEELHDLMSRKSLEGIPLLILGNKSDLPDKLSVDELIDELDLKSIRGREVCCYGISAKEETNLDAVVEFLMKYATRP from the exons ATGCTGATAATGACTCCCAGGgcgatggaaatggaagtgACGATGGTTGGTTTGCAAAATGCTGGAAAGACCTCGTTATTACGAGTTCTCGCT GGCGGTGAATTCACTCTCGA CTCCATCCCCACCGTTGGTTTCAACATGAAAAAGGTACAGCGCGGACATGTTACCTTGAAGTGTTGGGATATTGGTGGCCAGCCCCGGTTCCGAACCATGTGGGAAAGATACTGTCGAGGCGTGAGCGCCATCGTCTTTATCGTGGATATTGCCGATACACCATTGATTCCCCAAGCGAAGGAGGAGCTCCATGATCTCATGAGCCGCAAGTCGCTTGAGGGTATACCACTTCTCATCTTGGGGAATAAGTCCGATCTTCCGGACAAGCTTTCGGTGGATGAGTTGATTGACGAGCTAGACCTGAAGAGCATACGTGGTCGTGAGGTGTGCTGCTATGGTATCAGCGCGAAAGAAGAGACAAACCTTGACGCAGTAGTCGAGTTTCTAATGAAGTATGCCACGCGACCATAA
- a CDS encoding arf/Sar family, other, whose amino-acid sequence MLTPDDSSIPTVGFNMKKVQRGHVTLKCWDIGGQPRFRTMWERYCRGVSAIVFIVDIADTPLIPQAKEELHDLMSRKSLEGIPLLILGNKSDLPDKLSVDELIDELDLKSIRGREVCCYGISAKEETNLDAVVEFLMKYATRP is encoded by the coding sequence ATGCTAACTCCAGATGACAGCTCCATCCCCACCGTTGGTTTCAACATGAAAAAGGTACAGCGCGGACATGTTACCTTGAAGTGTTGGGATATTGGTGGCCAGCCCCGGTTCCGAACCATGTGGGAAAGATACTGTCGAGGCGTGAGCGCCATCGTCTTTATCGTGGATATTGCCGATACACCATTGATTCCCCAAGCGAAGGAGGAGCTCCATGATCTCATGAGCCGCAAGTCGCTTGAGGGTATACCACTTCTCATCTTGGGGAATAAGTCCGATCTTCCGGACAAGCTTTCGGTGGATGAGTTGATTGACGAGCTAGACCTGAAGAGCATACGTGGTCGTGAGGTGTGCTGCTATGGTATCAGCGCGAAAGAAGAGACAAACCTTGACGCAGTAGTCGAGTTTCTAATGAAGTATGCCACGCGACCATAA